A single genomic interval of Synechococcales cyanobacterium CNB harbors:
- the mnmA gene encoding tRNA 2-thiouridine(34) synthase MnmA, whose translation MSGGVDSSVAAAMLVRAGCEVVGCFMRLGTPGEPAEGMVRWDAKAEACAANRERRQGCCSVNDAADARLVAAELGIPFYVCNFAREFGRVIDYFVDEYANGRTPNPCVRCNDWLKFGRLHEYARRIGASFIASGHYARVERGAGADRWGHDGPRLLRGVDRGKDQSYVLFGSPRERLGEMLLPVGGMPKREVRALAERFGLPVFDKPDSQEICFVPDGDYAALVESRRPGAAAMGRIVDTDGNEVGEHAGQHRYTIGQRRGVGVALGRPIYVIGRDAETNTVVVGSRERLLANGCQAGQVNWLTEREPFDDWRPCLARCRYNTEPVAARCRLSSERLEVRFDEPLAAVAPGQAVVVYDAEEPDWVLGGGWIDRGVFGG comes from the coding sequence ATTCCTCCGTGGCAGCGGCGATGCTGGTGCGCGCCGGGTGCGAGGTCGTGGGGTGCTTCATGCGTCTGGGCACGCCGGGCGAGCCGGCCGAGGGGATGGTCCGGTGGGACGCGAAGGCCGAGGCGTGCGCCGCCAACCGCGAGCGGCGGCAGGGCTGCTGCTCGGTGAACGACGCCGCGGACGCGAGGCTGGTGGCGGCGGAACTGGGCATCCCGTTCTACGTCTGCAACTTCGCGCGCGAGTTCGGGCGCGTCATCGACTACTTCGTCGATGAGTACGCGAACGGACGCACGCCGAACCCGTGCGTGCGCTGCAACGACTGGCTGAAGTTCGGCCGCCTGCACGAGTACGCGCGCCGGATCGGGGCGTCGTTCATCGCGTCGGGACACTACGCGCGCGTCGAGCGGGGAGCGGGCGCGGACCGCTGGGGGCACGACGGGCCTCGGCTGCTGCGGGGCGTCGATCGTGGCAAGGACCAGTCGTACGTGCTCTTCGGCTCGCCGCGCGAGAGGCTGGGCGAGATGCTGCTGCCCGTCGGCGGGATGCCGAAGCGCGAGGTGCGCGCGCTGGCGGAGCGGTTCGGCCTGCCGGTGTTCGACAAGCCGGACAGCCAGGAGATCTGCTTCGTTCCCGACGGCGATTACGCCGCGCTCGTCGAGTCGCGCCGCCCCGGCGCTGCCGCGATGGGGCGGATCGTAGACACGGACGGGAACGAAGTCGGCGAGCACGCCGGTCAGCACCGCTACACGATCGGGCAGCGGCGGGGCGTGGGCGTCGCGCTCGGGCGCCCGATCTACGTCATCGGGCGCGACGCGGAGACGAACACGGTCGTGGTCGGCTCGCGCGAGCGGCTGCTGGCGAACGGGTGCCAGGCGGGACAGGTGAACTGGCTCACGGAGCGGGAGCCGTTCGACGACTGGAGGCCCTGCCTCGCGCGGTGCCGGTACAACACTGAGCCGGTGGCGGCCCGCTGCCGTCTGTCGAGCGAGCGGCTGGAGGTCCGGTTCGACGAGCCGCTCGCGGCGGTCGCCCCCGGGCAGGCGGTCGTCGTGTACGACGCCGAAGAGCCGGATTGGGTGCTCGGTGGCGGTTGGATCGACCGGGGAGTCTTCGGGGGATAG